The following proteins are co-located in the Pseudomonas fluorescens genome:
- a CDS encoding integrating conjugative element protein gives MNGLLKFVLLLCLATPIMVNASSLIVVEDRGGVSALPYYQDLGPEPTAQSAPIETMGVRGHGSFPVHSDQLVPGQEQGRVINAPGLQPLFLVGDDEMSRAWLTQRREQLQQLQAVGLVVNVASAERFAEVQLWAGDLQMVPAPSNDLAQRLGIKHYPLLITATAIQQ, from the coding sequence ATGAATGGACTGTTGAAGTTCGTGCTTTTGCTGTGCTTGGCCACCCCAATTATGGTGAACGCAAGCTCGTTGATTGTAGTTGAAGACCGGGGCGGCGTTTCAGCCCTGCCCTACTACCAAGACTTAGGGCCTGAACCTACCGCGCAATCCGCACCAATCGAAACTATGGGGGTACGTGGCCATGGGTCTTTTCCCGTGCACTCAGACCAGCTTGTCCCCGGCCAAGAGCAGGGCCGGGTTATAAACGCGCCAGGCCTACAACCTCTTTTCCTGGTGGGTGACGATGAAATGTCCAGAGCCTGGCTGACTCAACGACGTGAGCAACTGCAGCAGTTGCAAGCGGTAGGCCTGGTAGTGAACGTGGCCAGTGCCGAGAGATTTGCAGAGGTACAACTATGGGCAGGCGACCTACAGATGGTCCCAGCGCCGTCAAATGACCTGGCGCAGCGCCTTGGAATCAAACACTACCCACTGCTCATTACTGCAACAGCCATTCAGCAGTAG
- a CDS encoding YceK/YidQ family lipoprotein: MNYLKYLWLAGVSLLVAVVLSLSGCGTINTVFYEDKSITSSLQKKKTNCDTLPRFYSGISYDLCVLHGPPEPNISNAPGAPEAYPWPIMDLIPSLVLDTLFLPYTIYRQSVDGSVDLTH; encoded by the coding sequence ATGAATTATTTGAAATATTTGTGGTTGGCGGGTGTTTCTTTGCTGGTTGCGGTTGTCTTGTCGCTATCGGGATGCGGAACAATTAATACTGTGTTCTATGAGGATAAGTCTATAACCAGCAGTCTTCAGAAAAAGAAGACTAATTGCGACACTCTGCCACGTTTTTACAGTGGGATTTCTTACGATCTTTGCGTTCTCCATGGTCCACCAGAACCCAATATTAGCAACGCCCCTGGTGCTCCAGAAGCCTATCCTTGGCCGATTATGGATTTAATTCCCTCGTTGGTGCTTGACACGCTTTTTTTGCCATACACAATTTATAGGCAAAGCGTAGATGGCTCTGTTGACCTTACTCACTAA
- a CDS encoding lysozyme family protein, with the protein MAASVVSAALAGFLLIGAAMANSAEVPPPAYQLIALPAGVPSEVLYSVALQESGTRLRGQIVPWPWTLNVAGAGYRFATRSDACRALMLAIQTTGPNRVDVGLGQTNIGANGHRYSYPCEGLDPYKNLSVTAQILAEQKAKGGDWITAAGRYHRPAGGEPAARYRRAFAKHLSRVTGINLMANNP; encoded by the coding sequence ATGGCAGCGTCAGTAGTAAGCGCAGCGCTGGCTGGCTTTCTTCTAATTGGCGCGGCAATGGCTAACAGTGCCGAGGTGCCACCACCGGCCTATCAATTGATTGCGTTGCCTGCCGGCGTTCCATCGGAGGTGCTCTATTCGGTCGCACTGCAGGAGAGCGGCACGCGACTGCGTGGCCAGATCGTGCCATGGCCATGGACATTAAATGTCGCCGGTGCCGGCTACCGCTTTGCGACCCGTAGCGATGCATGCAGGGCACTAATGCTTGCGATTCAGACCACTGGCCCCAATCGGGTCGACGTCGGTCTAGGGCAAACCAATATCGGTGCCAATGGCCATCGTTACAGCTACCCCTGCGAAGGACTGGATCCTTACAAAAACCTTTCGGTTACGGCTCAGATCCTAGCCGAGCAAAAAGCCAAAGGCGGAGATTGGATCACGGCCGCTGGCCGATACCACCGCCCGGCCGGCGGCGAACCCGCTGCCCGCTACCGCCGCGCATTTGCCAAACATCTTAGCCGGGTCACCGGCATCAACCTGATGGCGAACAACCCATGA
- a CDS encoding methyl-accepting chemotaxis protein: MNLTSPTQTTVILSSCLIVLAGIMGYQHHQLSQLSNRLAAAADKESLDALLIRLGKVDERLDTVDGKQMVTNEDFRSGQQALSNRIDAAQAYAKQATETAKEISQNAASTGELVALKAIVETLYSSVHEISQSQIKQPSAAPSKPKAVVRKPPPVQKPSTSVVTPKSPPFTVIGIEYRGGERFLSVAPPGSTQLNQIYLIRPGDAVAGTDWRLNTLDGRSARFDVAGKPQTVTVTQ; this comes from the coding sequence ATGAACCTAACAAGCCCAACTCAAACCACTGTAATACTCAGTTCCTGCCTTATAGTTCTGGCAGGAATAATGGGTTATCAGCATCATCAGCTCTCCCAGCTCAGCAACAGGCTGGCTGCGGCCGCCGATAAGGAGTCGCTCGATGCACTGCTGATACGGCTGGGCAAAGTCGACGAGCGGCTGGACACGGTAGACGGCAAGCAAATGGTGACCAACGAGGACTTCCGCTCAGGTCAGCAGGCATTGTCGAACCGCATCGACGCAGCGCAGGCCTACGCTAAGCAAGCGACCGAAACAGCCAAGGAAATCTCACAAAATGCCGCGTCTACAGGGGAGCTAGTAGCGCTCAAGGCCATCGTCGAAACGCTCTACAGCAGTGTTCACGAAATAAGCCAATCCCAGATCAAGCAACCTAGCGCAGCTCCCTCCAAGCCCAAAGCAGTTGTCCGCAAACCACCTCCCGTTCAAAAGCCCAGCACTAGCGTCGTTACGCCGAAATCGCCCCCGTTCACCGTTATAGGCATCGAGTACCGGGGCGGTGAACGCTTTTTGTCCGTGGCCCCGCCTGGCAGCACACAGTTAAACCAGATCTACCTAATTCGTCCTGGTGACGCCGTGGCGGGTACTGATTGGCGACTCAACACACTTGACGGCAGATCAGCACGGTTTGACGTGGCTGGAAAACCTCAAACCGTAACCGTAACGCAATAG
- a CDS encoding TIGR03759 family integrating conjugative element protein, whose translation MYFPTSISEKQRSTSASRLTTGLAILAFAYGCHAAPEHATSTTSTQINEHGIQNPSEAASQTELARDWGLTPQEWTRYKMVMEGPRGIYSPGLDPLTALGIEAKSAEERRRYAELQVQAERQRIDKELAYQRAYDQAFARLYPNEKVIQISSGPTSPAGSGTTTALKGTGRLAVFVQDSCTACIARVKDLQSQKQPFDLYFVGSQGDDETIRRWAILAGIEPTSVRNRQITLNHDAGRWLGIGLGGELPAVVREVNGQWQRQ comes from the coding sequence ATGTATTTCCCAACGTCCATATCAGAAAAGCAGAGATCTACGAGCGCCTCGCGGCTCACTACAGGCTTGGCTATCCTTGCCTTTGCCTATGGCTGCCATGCTGCTCCGGAACACGCGACGTCAACTACAAGCACTCAAATCAACGAGCACGGCATCCAGAATCCTTCCGAAGCAGCCAGTCAGACAGAACTCGCACGCGATTGGGGGTTAACCCCCCAAGAGTGGACCCGTTATAAAATGGTTATGGAGGGACCACGCGGGATCTATTCGCCAGGTCTGGATCCGTTGACCGCACTTGGCATCGAAGCCAAATCGGCTGAAGAGCGAAGACGCTACGCAGAACTGCAAGTGCAGGCCGAGCGACAGCGTATCGATAAGGAGCTTGCCTACCAAAGAGCTTATGACCAAGCCTTTGCTCGCCTTTATCCCAATGAAAAGGTAATCCAAATATCATCAGGCCCGACATCTCCCGCAGGCTCTGGCACCACCACAGCTCTAAAAGGCACAGGGCGATTAGCTGTTTTTGTTCAAGACAGTTGCACTGCCTGTATCGCTCGAGTGAAGGACCTTCAGAGTCAGAAACAACCCTTTGATCTGTACTTCGTGGGTAGCCAAGGTGACGACGAGACCATTCGTCGTTGGGCGATCCTGGCAGGCATCGAGCCAACTAGCGTGCGCAACCGACAGATCACACTGAATCACGACGCCGGCCGCTGGCTCGGCATTGGACTCGGCGGCGAGCTACCAGCTGTGGTGCGCGAGGTGAATGGGCAATGGCAGCGTCAGTAG